A part of Bacteroidetes bacterium SB0662_bin_6 genomic DNA contains:
- a CDS encoding glycosyltransferase, whose product MALLYAIAIAVLTLYGANLLWLCRRSAGAGRLIPDASSGPPRDPSFPWPFVTVQLPIFNEPLVVERLIDACVQLDYPRDRFEIQVLDDSTDGTPRLVARCIAAGASRGVRIAHLRRPNREGYKAGALQYGLTQAQGDFIAVFDADFVPRPDFLRRLIPAFADERLGAVQARWGHLNQDASLLTRIQAVGLDTHFAVEQLARRRADCFLNFNGTAGVWRRAAIVDAGGWQADTIAEDLDLSYRAQLAGWGIEFMGDVEVPAELPSTIEGLRTQQFRWTKGSVETARKLLRTLWTSRESFRRKVQGTFHMTGHLVFPFVLIAGLLHVPLQAAAHAGVGPGKAYFGWMALGLIGFAGFSLAQIFAQRRLYADWPRRLGILPIFMAGTVGMSIRNTIAVVEAFAGVSTPFVRTPKFGAAPGRRVSPGGFAGRRPAGSVALRIAYPLEFAMGVYSTAGVAYLLGTGQWDAVAFQLFFAVGFVLVAVGTFREARRKSVS is encoded by the coding sequence ATGGCGCTTCTGTATGCAATAGCGATTGCCGTATTGACCCTGTACGGCGCCAACCTGTTGTGGTTGTGCAGGCGTTCTGCAGGCGCGGGCCGCCTGATTCCGGATGCATCGTCCGGTCCTCCCCGCGATCCTTCTTTTCCCTGGCCGTTCGTGACGGTCCAGCTGCCGATTTTCAACGAACCGCTCGTGGTCGAACGGTTGATCGACGCCTGTGTGCAACTCGATTACCCGCGGGACCGGTTCGAAATACAGGTGCTCGACGACTCGACGGACGGTACGCCGCGGCTTGTTGCCCGTTGTATTGCCGCGGGGGCATCCCGGGGGGTGCGGATCGCGCATCTTCGCCGTCCGAACCGGGAGGGATACAAGGCAGGCGCCCTGCAATACGGGCTGACGCAGGCGCAGGGGGATTTCATTGCCGTGTTCGACGCCGATTTTGTGCCCCGCCCCGATTTTTTGCGCCGGCTCATCCCCGCCTTCGCCGATGAGCGTCTTGGGGCCGTACAGGCGCGATGGGGGCATCTCAATCAGGATGCTTCATTGCTTACGCGCATTCAGGCCGTGGGCCTGGATACCCATTTCGCGGTGGAGCAACTCGCACGCCGCCGCGCAGACTGCTTTTTGAATTTTAACGGTACGGCGGGCGTGTGGCGGCGCGCTGCTATTGTAGATGCCGGCGGGTGGCAGGCCGATACCATTGCGGAGGATCTCGATCTGAGTTACCGGGCGCAGCTTGCCGGGTGGGGCATCGAATTTATGGGGGATGTCGAAGTGCCTGCGGAACTCCCCTCGACCATCGAAGGATTGCGGACCCAGCAGTTTCGCTGGACGAAAGGGTCTGTCGAGACCGCCCGCAAATTGCTGCGCACCTTGTGGACTTCCCGGGAATCCTTCCGGCGCAAGGTGCAGGGTACATTTCACATGACGGGTCATCTGGTCTTTCCCTTTGTACTGATCGCCGGATTGCTCCATGTTCCCTTGCAGGCTGCGGCGCATGCCGGCGTGGGCCCGGGCAAGGCCTATTTCGGATGGATGGCGCTCGGGCTGATCGGATTCGCAGGATTTAGCCTGGCGCAGATTTTTGCGCAGCGGCGGTTGTACGCCGACTGGCCGCGCCGCCTTGGCATTCTTCCGATTTTTATGGCCGGTACGGTCGGCATGTCCATTCGTAACACCATCGCCGTGGTGGAAGCTTTTGCGGGGGTCTCCACGCCTTTCGTACGTACGCCCAAGTTCGGCGCTGCCCCCGGACGCCGTGTTTCGCCGGGGGGTTTCGCCGGACGGCGCCCTGCCGGGTCGGTTGCGCTCCGTATAGCGTATCCGCTGGAATTCGCCATGGGAGTCTACTCGACGGCGGGCGTGGCGTATCTTCTGGGTACGGGACAATGGGACGCCGTGGCCTTTCAGCTGTTTTTTGCGGTCGGTTTCGTGCTTGTCGCTGTGGGGACATTCCGGGAAGCACGCAGGAAGTCCGTCAGCTAA
- a CDS encoding anhydro-N-acetylmuramic acid kinase: MQRLRQLQAGKSRMVVGLMSGTSLDGVDAVLARLEGAGENITFDILGFDHMPWPDALRRLILANSTPEHSTVFDISQLNVRIAHAYAEAVERVAAAAGHAVSDIDLVGSHGQTIHHVPFPVDCAGSDITSTLQVGDPSVLANLLQVPVVGDFRVADMALGGQGAPLVPYFDYVCFRDEKENRGLLNLGGIANMTILPAGAGRSDVFAFDTGPGNMVIDALAAMLLGEPYDDGGRCAARGRTDDSVMAALLEDAYFVREPPKSTGREYFGEPFAEQLVRRCREEMNDPGPEDILAVGTMLTVLSVYQAYARFVRDSCTLDALIVSGGGVRNHYLMDRLANVFAPIPVRAIGEYGIRSDAKEALCFAVLAHEAVNGAETNLPSVTGASRATTLGKFCIPA, translated from the coding sequence ATGCAGCGACTTCGGCAATTACAGGCAGGAAAATCCCGCATGGTCGTCGGTTTGATGAGCGGTACGTCGCTGGACGGCGTGGACGCCGTACTGGCGCGCCTCGAAGGCGCCGGGGAGAATATCACGTTCGACATACTCGGGTTCGATCATATGCCCTGGCCCGATGCGCTGCGTCGGCTGATTCTCGCCAACTCGACGCCGGAGCATTCGACCGTGTTCGACATTTCCCAGTTGAATGTCCGCATTGCGCATGCGTATGCGGAGGCTGTCGAGCGCGTTGCCGCCGCTGCCGGACATGCCGTATCCGACATTGATCTGGTGGGTTCGCATGGCCAGACCATCCACCATGTCCCATTTCCGGTGGATTGCGCCGGCAGTGATATCACTTCCACGCTTCAGGTGGGTGACCCGTCGGTGCTGGCCAATCTTTTGCAGGTTCCCGTCGTAGGCGATTTTCGGGTGGCGGATATGGCGCTGGGCGGGCAAGGCGCTCCCCTCGTGCCGTATTTCGATTATGTATGCTTTCGCGACGAAAAGGAGAACCGCGGGTTGCTCAATCTGGGCGGGATTGCGAATATGACGATACTTCCTGCCGGCGCAGGTCGCAGCGACGTGTTCGCTTTCGATACGGGCCCCGGCAACATGGTCATCGACGCCCTTGCGGCCATGTTATTGGGTGAACCGTACGACGATGGGGGCCGCTGCGCCGCAAGGGGCCGCACCGACGACTCGGTGATGGCCGCCCTGCTGGAAGATGCGTATTTTGTCCGGGAACCCCCAAAATCCACCGGACGCGAGTATTTCGGCGAGCCGTTTGCCGAACAACTTGTCAGGCGATGTCGGGAAGAAATGAACGACCCCGGTCCGGAGGATATCCTTGCCGTGGGGACGATGCTGACCGTGCTGTCCGTCTACCAGGCGTATGCCCGCTTCGTCCGGGATTCCTGCACGCTGGATGCGCTCATTGTTTCCGGCGGAGGCGTCCGCAATCACTATCTGATGGATCGTCTCGCCAATGTGTTTGCCCCCATACCCGTCCGCGCGATCGGGGAGTACGGCATTCGTTCCGACGCCAAGGAGGCGCTTTGTTTCGCCGTGTTGGCGCACGAGGCCGTGAATGGAGCGGAGACGAATCTGCCCTCGGTGACCGGCGCCTCCCGCGCCACGACGCTCGGTAAATTCTGCATACCCGCATAG
- a CDS encoding TonB-dependent receptor has product MRYRFWQTVVALSFFLPLPVWAQGALEGTVRAADTDAPLADVQVVLPDLYLGDSTDPEGFYRIERIPADSHLVEVRLLGYRTEFAEVLITDGATVRLDVHLVETPFQLDEVAVVGSRTRQRTVTESMVPIDIIASDALRSQGHVNAGDQLRTMAPSFNVNPQAVGDAARIVRPASLRGLAPDHTLVLVNGKRRHRAAIITWLGNGVADGAQGPDISSIPAIALRQVEVLRDGASAQYGSDAIAGVMNFALREDRSGGSVEVHAGGYGEGDGETYMISGHTGLPLGETGFLNFSAEYGNTRPTSRSVQRDDAALLIASGNTHIKNPAQISGRSRVEDDVKVWSHFGYPVHRSAMLYGHANYAAKSVTGGFFYRNPHTRVGVFKGYTLHPVSRLNVYGADGGLVNFPDPDDPGQRDAIVYDANGEVASLLGQRGIPSLLVGDAVWAETGVVGAGGCPAIPIIANVPDAAALEAVENNPDCFTLYSRFPGGFTPQFGGDLVDGSVVAGLRGHTDSGFTWDLSGSYGMNTVDFFIRNTVNASLGAATPTEFDPGLYSQQDINLNLDLTWPVNDMVHLAGGAEWRDERFEIGLGQVESYQIGPYAAQGFSGASNGFPGFGDIASGAWNRSNVAIYGDAGIEGGEGRSWGLDGAVRFENFSDFGGTLNGKLSGRYELAHALALRAGFSTGFRAPTPGQQNAFNVSTQFDPDLKRLVNNGTIPSTSQVAALRGGRPLDPETSMNYTVGLVLDGTAFNLTADYFRIDVSDRIALTQVFALAPEEVDALVAEGIASAGNLANFRFFTNDFSTRTQGMDIVATYVPMALRGQATFSFVFNRTITSVVSWNADVLDDRRIRQLEQGLPRTRWNVSGRYISGRLQFLGRLNYYAGWFDAADDRHYGGDALIDIEAAYDFGEVLTLTLGARNALNHYPERNPDAAAVSGNLYSRSTPFSYNGGYYYLRLAYRWG; this is encoded by the coding sequence GTGAGATACAGATTTTGGCAAACCGTGGTCGCCCTGTCGTTTTTTCTGCCCCTGCCGGTGTGGGCGCAAGGCGCGCTTGAAGGAACCGTGCGCGCCGCGGATACGGATGCACCGCTGGCCGATGTGCAGGTGGTCCTGCCGGACCTGTACCTGGGCGACAGTACGGACCCTGAGGGATTCTACCGGATTGAGCGTATTCCGGCCGACTCGCATCTCGTTGAAGTGCGCCTCCTCGGGTATCGCACGGAATTTGCGGAGGTCCTCATCACGGACGGCGCGACGGTCCGGCTCGATGTGCATCTGGTCGAGACCCCTTTCCAGTTGGATGAAGTCGCCGTGGTCGGCAGCCGCACGCGCCAGCGTACCGTAACCGAGTCGATGGTTCCCATTGACATCATCGCCAGCGATGCGCTTCGATCCCAGGGGCATGTCAATGCGGGAGATCAACTCCGGACGATGGCGCCGTCGTTCAATGTGAATCCGCAGGCCGTGGGCGATGCTGCGAGGATCGTGCGCCCTGCCAGTTTGCGCGGTCTGGCCCCCGATCATACCCTGGTGCTGGTCAACGGCAAACGCCGCCACCGCGCGGCCATCATTACCTGGTTAGGGAACGGCGTCGCCGACGGAGCGCAGGGGCCCGATATTTCGTCGATTCCGGCCATCGCCTTGCGTCAGGTCGAAGTGTTGCGCGACGGTGCGTCGGCCCAGTACGGTTCCGATGCGATCGCCGGGGTAATGAACTTCGCGCTCAGAGAGGATCGTTCCGGGGGCAGCGTCGAAGTGCATGCCGGCGGGTACGGGGAAGGCGACGGCGAAACGTACATGATTTCGGGTCATACCGGCTTGCCGCTGGGGGAAACCGGGTTCCTCAATTTCAGCGCCGAATACGGCAATACAAGGCCCACCAGCCGAAGCGTGCAACGCGACGACGCCGCCCTGCTTATCGCCTCAGGCAACACGCATATAAAAAATCCGGCCCAGATATCGGGGCGCTCCCGCGTGGAAGACGATGTGAAAGTGTGGAGTCATTTCGGCTATCCCGTTCACCGCAGCGCCATGCTCTACGGGCACGCCAATTATGCCGCCAAGTCGGTAACCGGCGGATTTTTCTATCGCAATCCGCACACCCGCGTCGGGGTTTTCAAGGGGTATACCCTGCATCCGGTCTCCCGCCTCAATGTATACGGCGCCGACGGCGGGCTTGTGAACTTTCCCGATCCCGATGATCCCGGGCAACGCGACGCCATCGTCTACGATGCGAACGGCGAGGTCGCAAGTCTCCTGGGACAGCGGGGCATTCCCTCGCTCCTCGTAGGCGACGCGGTTTGGGCGGAAACCGGCGTGGTCGGCGCCGGCGGTTGCCCTGCGATCCCGATCATCGCCAACGTACCCGACGCGGCGGCCCTCGAAGCGGTCGAGAACAATCCGGACTGTTTCACTCTCTACAGCCGGTTCCCCGGCGGATTCACGCCCCAATTCGGCGGCGATCTTGTGGACGGGTCGGTCGTGGCCGGTTTACGCGGACATACCGACAGCGGATTTACCTGGGATTTGAGTGGGTCGTACGGCATGAACACCGTGGACTTTTTCATCCGCAACACGGTCAATGCGTCGCTTGGCGCCGCAACGCCTACCGAGTTCGATCCGGGTCTGTACAGCCAGCAGGATATCAATCTGAATCTTGATCTGACCTGGCCTGTCAACGATATGGTGCATCTTGCCGGAGGCGCCGAATGGCGCGACGAGCGGTTCGAGATCGGCCTTGGGCAGGTGGAATCGTATCAGATCGGTCCGTACGCCGCCCAGGGATTCAGCGGCGCCTCCAACGGGTTTCCGGGCTTTGGAGACATTGCTTCGGGGGCGTGGAATCGAAGCAACGTGGCGATCTACGGCGATGCCGGGATAGAAGGAGGCGAAGGCAGATCATGGGGTCTTGACGGGGCCGTCCGGTTCGAAAACTTTTCCGATTTCGGCGGCACGCTGAACGGGAAATTGAGCGGTCGGTACGAACTGGCGCATGCTCTTGCATTGCGCGCCGGTTTCAGTACGGGTTTTCGCGCTCCCACCCCGGGCCAGCAGAATGCGTTCAATGTGTCCACCCAGTTTGATCCGGATCTGAAGAGGTTGGTCAATAACGGTACGATTCCTTCCACCTCGCAGGTTGCTGCATTGCGAGGCGGTCGACCGCTCGATCCTGAAACGTCCATGAACTACACGGTCGGTCTGGTGCTGGACGGGACAGCCTTCAATCTGACCGCCGATTATTTTCGTATCGATGTTTCGGACCGGATTGCGCTGACCCAGGTGTTTGCGCTGGCTCCGGAGGAGGTGGACGCGCTTGTCGCCGAGGGGATCGCCAGCGCGGGCAACCTGGCGAATTTCCGCTTTTTCACCAACGATTTCTCCACCCGTACGCAGGGTATGGATATTGTCGCCACGTATGTCCCAATGGCTCTGCGCGGACAGGCGACATTCAGTTTCGTTTTCAACCGCACGATCACCAGCGTGGTCTCATGGAATGCCGATGTGCTCGATGACAGGCGCATTCGGCAACTGGAGCAGGGATTACCCCGGACGAGATGGAACGTCTCGGGAAGGTACATTTCGGGGCGTTTGCAGTTTCTGGGCCGCTTGAACTATTACGCCGGCTGGTTCGACGCCGCGGATGACCGGCACTATGGCGGAGACGCCCTGATCGATATAGAAGCTGCTTATGATTTTGGCGAAGTGCTCACGCTGACGCTGGGTGCGCGTAACGCCCTGAATCATTATCCGGAAAGAAACCCTGACGCTGCAGCCGTCTCAGGGAATCTCTACAGTCGGTCGACGCCCTTCAGTTACAACGGAGGCTACTACTACCTTCGTCTCGCGTATCGCTGGGGATAA
- a CDS encoding sigma-54-dependent Fis family transcriptional regulator, with the protein MDREAIQERFGIVGRSMALKNVIDRVRQVAGTDITVLIQGESGTGKELIAEAIHGLSARRHQSFIIVNCGAIPEGLIESELFGAEKGAYTGAVERRTGYFEQSDRGTIFLDEIGEMPPAAQIRLLRVLETGKFTRVGASKEHKVDVRIVAATNKDLAHEVRAGRFREDLYYRLSTVLVEIPPLRQRSGDILPLLETFLHRFAQKYDSPVKHLSDDARELLLRYRWPGNVRELRNVAEQIEVLIRDKEVTAGDIRPYLRGVRTEQDRSELLPVVRSTSGDSADAREREMIYRALLELRSQVRRMWEEMKRRGPVPGEEPEEYPPLIEDVAYEIEGDEEVGLRSSENVGNGKQDVQEPERVRDEPEEAVAEEEETFPTLEDAERQLITRALKTFNGNRRQTARTLGISERTLYRKLKEFEEDL; encoded by the coding sequence ATGGACCGGGAAGCGATACAGGAGCGATTTGGCATTGTCGGCCGGTCGATGGCGCTGAAAAACGTCATTGACCGCGTGCGGCAGGTGGCCGGGACCGACATCACCGTGCTCATTCAGGGTGAGAGCGGCACGGGCAAGGAGCTTATCGCAGAGGCAATCCATGGACTCAGCGCCCGGCGTCACCAGTCGTTCATCATCGTCAACTGCGGCGCCATCCCGGAGGGGCTCATCGAGTCGGAGTTGTTCGGCGCGGAGAAGGGAGCTTACACCGGGGCGGTCGAGCGGCGCACCGGATACTTCGAGCAGTCTGATCGCGGCACCATTTTCCTGGACGAGATCGGCGAAATGCCTCCCGCTGCACAGATCCGTCTTCTTCGTGTGCTGGAAACCGGCAAGTTCACGCGTGTAGGGGCTTCGAAGGAGCACAAGGTCGATGTGCGCATCGTGGCGGCCACGAACAAGGACCTGGCTCATGAAGTGCGCGCCGGACGATTCCGCGAGGACCTGTATTACCGGCTCAGCACCGTGCTCGTCGAGATTCCGCCGCTCCGGCAACGTTCGGGGGACATTTTGCCGCTTCTGGAAACGTTTCTGCACCGCTTCGCGCAGAAGTACGACAGTCCGGTGAAGCATCTCTCCGATGATGCCCGCGAGTTGCTCTTGCGCTATCGCTGGCCCGGGAACGTGCGTGAGTTGCGCAATGTCGCGGAGCAGATCGAAGTGCTCATCCGGGACAAAGAGGTTACCGCCGGAGATATCCGTCCGTATCTGCGCGGCGTGCGTACGGAGCAGGACCGTTCGGAATTGTTGCCCGTCGTGCGCAGCACATCGGGGGATTCGGCGGATGCCCGCGAGCGCGAGATGATCTATCGCGCGCTGCTCGAACTTCGTTCGCAAGTGCGCCGGATGTGGGAGGAGATGAAGAGACGGGGCCCCGTGCCCGGCGAGGAACCGGAAGAATATCCTCCGCTGATCGAGGATGTGGCCTACGAGATCGAGGGAGATGAGGAAGTGGGCCTGCGAAGCAGCGAAAACGTCGGAAACGGCAAACAGGATGTGCAGGAGCCGGAAAGGGTCCGTGACGAGCCGGAAGAGGCGGTTGCAGAGGAGGAAGAGACGTTTCCCACGCTGGAGGATGCGGAACGCCAGCTTATCACCCGTGCCCTGAAAACATTCAACGGGAACCGCAGGCAAACGGCGAGAACGCTTGGTATTTCGGAGCGGACCCTTTACCGTAAGCTGAAAGAATTCGAGGAGGATTTGTGA
- the thiL gene encoding thiamine-phosphate kinase, whose protein sequence is MARDSSLTPLREYGEFGLIDAMRRILGEVSGGELLTGISDDAAVYRIEGDRAHVITTDMLVEGVHFDRLVMPMEYLGSKAMAVSVSDVAAMNAEPRYATIGLGLPENVFVEQIEEFYQGVRKACDLYGVQVVGGDTTAAARLTVSVTIVGEAAASRIVHRRGAVPGDLLCTTGELGGAYAGLRILLEQRRQLQEKGEDFAPDIDKYRYVIQRQLVPRARLDVVRDWAARGVRPNALIDLSDGIGSDLRHICRASGCGAELHLDALTIAPETYAAAEELGEDVGVFALFGGEDYELLFAASREEVGLMDSETCHVIGRCTAGTDVMVRMPNGELLSLEQGGYEHFGAGDTS, encoded by the coding sequence ATGGCCCGGGATTCGTCTTTAACGCCCCTTCGAGAATACGGTGAGTTCGGACTCATCGACGCCATGCGCCGGATCCTCGGAGAAGTCTCCGGCGGGGAGTTGCTTACCGGCATTTCAGACGATGCGGCCGTGTATCGCATCGAAGGAGACCGCGCACATGTGATCACCACCGATATGCTGGTCGAGGGCGTCCATTTCGACCGCCTCGTCATGCCCATGGAATACCTGGGATCGAAGGCGATGGCCGTCAGTGTGAGCGACGTTGCGGCCATGAATGCCGAGCCGCGGTACGCGACGATCGGGCTGGGTCTTCCGGAAAACGTTTTTGTCGAGCAGATCGAGGAGTTTTACCAGGGCGTGCGGAAGGCATGCGATCTCTACGGCGTGCAGGTCGTGGGCGGCGATACGACGGCGGCCGCCCGTTTGACCGTTTCCGTGACGATCGTCGGCGAGGCCGCAGCATCCCGCATCGTGCATCGGCGGGGCGCCGTTCCGGGAGATTTGCTATGTACGACAGGCGAACTGGGAGGCGCCTACGCCGGTCTCCGGATTCTGCTGGAACAGCGTCGGCAACTTCAGGAAAAAGGGGAGGATTTTGCGCCGGATATCGACAAATACCGGTATGTAATTCAGCGGCAGCTTGTGCCGCGCGCCAGACTCGATGTGGTTCGGGACTGGGCGGCGCGCGGCGTCAGGCCGAACGCGCTCATCGACCTTTCGGACGGCATCGGATCGGATCTGCGGCATATCTGCCGCGCAAGCGGATGCGGCGCCGAGTTGCATCTCGACGCCCTGACCATCGCCCCGGAAACGTATGCCGCAGCCGAGGAATTGGGAGAGGATGTCGGGGTGTTTGCGCTCTTTGGCGGAGAAGATTACGAGTTGCTTTTTGCTGCGTCTCGCGAGGAGGTGGGCCTTATGGATTCCGAAACATGTCACGTGATCGGCCGGTGCACGGCCGGGACCGACGTGATGGTGCGGATGCCGAACGGTGAGCTATTGTCGCTTGAGCAAGGGGGATACGAACATTTTGGCGCAGGGGACACCTCGTGA
- a CDS encoding tetratricopeptide repeat protein, giving the protein MMPDIQKAVAYLKEGDAGQAASFLQDMIERMPEHATAHVLLAQAREALEEWDRALHAWREAVRLVPTSPVVLRGLERAARKAHPMAHEPAKPERNAFTDIDRLIASLESAKIVPRPDAASVPVPDLDDDIDDVASETLAAIYASQHRYKEAARIYDVLAERRPEQAAAFREKASRLRSGAAED; this is encoded by the coding sequence ATGATGCCGGACATTCAGAAAGCCGTTGCATATCTCAAGGAAGGCGATGCCGGGCAGGCTGCTTCTTTCCTTCAGGATATGATCGAACGCATGCCGGAGCATGCGACGGCGCACGTATTGCTGGCGCAGGCCCGGGAGGCATTGGAGGAGTGGGATCGTGCGCTGCATGCGTGGCGCGAAGCGGTGCGCCTTGTACCGACCAGTCCTGTGGTCTTGCGCGGACTCGAACGTGCCGCGCGGAAGGCGCATCCGATGGCGCACGAACCGGCGAAGCCCGAACGGAATGCCTTCACGGATATCGACCGTCTGATTGCCAGTCTGGAGTCGGCGAAGATTGTGCCCCGTCCCGATGCAGCGAGTGTACCGGTCCCGGATCTCGACGATGATATCGACGATGTGGCCAGCGAGACCCTTGCGGCGATTTATGCATCCCAGCACCGGTACAAGGAAGCCGCGCGCATCTACGATGTGCTTGCCGAGCGGCGCCCTGAACAAGCGGCGGCATTCAGGGAAAAAGCGTCCCGTCTGCGATCCGGAGCCGCGGAGGATTGA